From the Hyalangium gracile genome, one window contains:
- a CDS encoding cytochrome c3 family protein has product MGISLLVEDGTATPLRLKAGQAFFINQIDLRATATSTHDEGVRGLDRTGDFSGLGWGGLRLAEESFELLAGPDGYKRRRFYRDAAWMDVPSYFMVEQVDARGHLVALPIILNAGSNDKRREDDDFFVRRFRAIQWTYGCVSESSCVGASNFLQEALVELRNARTPCKSKNFTLHPSTKALRLRWSLRPVAPYTIPVEQVAQPAYAYGFDIDVNAITPPRADGTYAPGTSIQFRLTLKDGAGRRLHPQGSLPTYNEVISGSVESGIQYYQAFFDPTATYYRRKHRERMLMTQIIGPAQLIKPIRSIIDMEGFLGPNDVQTLGTFERDGVFSQFQTFPPGNDLFGGAFDPAHLGWAAPVSDAWTYDIPANAVPGTYLVTVKGRRTFMGEDLPASKTIEIQVGTRQRTTAPLTTGPCNSCHSQGGELSAVLHGNDNRAACSGCHTPLGFELEGPIFVRVHFIHSRSDRFDAELAQCSKCHLSKESIQRTSKAACFSCHKTWSRQHEAQFGPIKNMYVGGGRESFQQCTSTCHTTHPKSGL; this is encoded by the coding sequence GTGGGCATCTCGCTCCTGGTGGAGGACGGCACGGCCACCCCGCTGCGCCTGAAGGCCGGCCAGGCCTTCTTCATCAACCAGATCGATCTGCGCGCGACGGCCACCTCCACTCACGACGAGGGCGTGCGTGGGCTGGACCGGACGGGCGACTTCAGCGGCCTGGGCTGGGGCGGCCTGCGCCTGGCCGAGGAGTCCTTCGAGCTGCTGGCCGGGCCGGACGGCTACAAGCGCCGCCGCTTCTACCGGGACGCCGCGTGGATGGACGTGCCCAGCTACTTCATGGTGGAGCAGGTGGACGCCCGCGGCCACCTCGTTGCCCTGCCCATCATCCTGAACGCGGGCTCCAACGATAAGCGCCGCGAGGACGACGACTTCTTCGTCCGCCGCTTCCGCGCCATCCAGTGGACGTACGGCTGCGTGAGCGAGTCGAGCTGCGTCGGCGCCAGCAACTTCCTGCAGGAGGCGCTGGTGGAGCTGCGCAACGCGCGCACCCCCTGCAAGAGCAAGAACTTCACCCTCCACCCGAGCACCAAGGCGCTGCGCCTGCGCTGGTCCCTGCGCCCGGTGGCCCCCTACACCATCCCCGTGGAGCAGGTGGCCCAGCCGGCCTACGCCTACGGCTTCGACATCGACGTGAACGCCATCACGCCTCCGCGTGCGGATGGCACCTACGCGCCGGGTACGTCCATCCAGTTCCGCCTCACCCTGAAGGACGGCGCCGGCCGCCGCCTGCACCCCCAGGGCTCGCTTCCCACGTATAATGAGGTCATCTCCGGCTCCGTCGAGTCGGGCATCCAGTACTACCAGGCGTTCTTCGATCCGACGGCGACCTACTACCGGCGCAAGCACCGCGAGCGCATGCTGATGACGCAGATCATCGGACCGGCTCAGCTCATCAAGCCCATCCGCTCCATCATCGACATGGAGGGGTTCCTGGGCCCCAACGACGTGCAGACGCTGGGCACGTTCGAGCGCGACGGGGTGTTCTCCCAGTTCCAGACCTTCCCCCCCGGCAACGATCTGTTCGGCGGCGCGTTCGATCCGGCCCACCTGGGCTGGGCCGCTCCGGTGAGCGACGCGTGGACCTATGACATCCCCGCCAACGCCGTGCCGGGCACCTATCTGGTCACCGTCAAGGGCCGCCGCACCTTCATGGGCGAGGACCTGCCGGCCAGCAAGACCATCGAGATCCAGGTCGGCACCCGGCAGCGCACCACCGCGCCGCTGACCACCGGCCCCTGCAACAGCTGCCACAGCCAGGGCGGCGAGCTGAGCGCCGTGCTCCACGGCAACGACAACCGCGCCGCCTGCTCCGGCTGCCACACGCCGCTGGGCTTCGAGCTCGAGGGTCCCATCTTCGTGCGCGTGCACTTCATCCACTCGCGCTCGGACCGCTTCGACGCCGAGCTCGCCCAGTGCAGCAAGTGCCACCTGAGCAAGGAGAGCATCCAGCGCACCAGCAAGGCTGCATGTTTCTCCTGCCACAAGACCTGGTCCCGGCAGCACGA
- a CDS encoding helicase-related protein, with protein MPLVEGIKVRYLPQPEWGVGHLAMLEEGGAKAVVFFPAREDAPVLVSTKGGALVSYALPTGEPIVTTKGRQATVVREEPGARGLRRYVIRYADTGEEDEMPESEVRALPPRSDLLSTLREGRVGDAKAFMLRKQALVLDDERRCDALGALLASRVMVKPHQVGVVQRVLSARRPRFVLADEVGLGKTIEAGMVFSALRLSGLARRVLVVAPSHLTVQWLVELFHKFNQLFTLMDSDRYAQSLKEQPDVSPWERFPLVVTSLEMLSRTEEHRRAVAEEDAFWDLVIIDEAHHLKGEKAFEAAEALAGNSWGLLLLTATPMQLDPAEYHGLLTLIDAATAPTVKGFEQRLARQEELSSAVRALLEGNEPAKAVKALARRFPEDAKLQALKEKEALLEHLAETYSLSDRLVRNRRAVVGGFSTRRLHRHAVKPTAEELKTRDAALAALAASSLRGAPLANVLRRLESSAAAFTGAVKANPALKAADLKLPARDAKLVAFLGVLRGIWASEAAAKVLVFTESRDTLEALQTELGREGIEALGYHGDLPLVERDRQVARFRDPEGPLVLVCTEVGGEGRNFQFAHHLVHYDLPWSPATVEQRIGRLDRIGQTKPVEIHVFDPAGTLASDVLMLLADAVGVFGETVGGLDAVLEEVEDRLAELALLPREARVAYAAELKAKVEAARAQVKRAYDPLLDLRSFDKPAVERLVKRAQARMGIEEDEEEEDEAQPLEDGLWGVARDLDERLEETVTELAKRVGIRVDTDEEVEAFQCAFHFGHALNVEGLPGLDVMEDRTVLGTFWRDTAVEAEELEYFATGHSLVEALFGFLRDGPYGRSGFRFLEKRGPLKARGLELLYHVQLPEPEDTSPGARVPSRQLARFLERTLLHVAVAEAPGGAKADASLLPVLEADGRALKGDEVSRAFPNIGAFVDTAVPVGQKAAEAELGRLAAKARKAIEAERDAALERMRLSLGHQGLKAEALEEQLDAERTHYERLLKALSGAKVVLDSACGFVINR; from the coding sequence ATGCCCCTCGTCGAAGGAATCAAGGTCCGCTACCTCCCCCAGCCCGAGTGGGGCGTGGGGCATCTCGCCATGCTCGAGGAGGGAGGCGCCAAGGCGGTCGTCTTCTTCCCTGCTCGGGAGGACGCGCCGGTGCTGGTGTCCACGAAGGGCGGCGCGCTGGTGTCCTACGCGCTGCCGACTGGCGAGCCCATCGTCACCACCAAGGGGCGACAGGCCACGGTGGTGCGGGAGGAGCCCGGCGCTCGAGGCCTGCGGCGCTACGTCATCCGCTACGCGGACACGGGGGAGGAGGACGAGATGCCGGAGTCCGAGGTGCGCGCGCTGCCGCCGCGCTCGGATCTGCTCTCCACGCTGCGCGAGGGCCGGGTGGGGGACGCCAAGGCCTTCATGCTGCGCAAGCAGGCGCTGGTGCTGGACGACGAGCGGCGCTGCGACGCGCTGGGGGCGCTGCTGGCCAGCCGGGTGATGGTGAAGCCGCACCAGGTGGGCGTGGTGCAGCGGGTGCTGTCGGCGCGCCGGCCGCGCTTCGTGCTCGCGGACGAGGTGGGCCTGGGCAAGACGATTGAAGCGGGCATGGTGTTCAGCGCCCTGCGGCTGTCGGGGCTGGCGCGGCGCGTGCTCGTGGTGGCGCCGAGCCACCTCACGGTGCAGTGGCTGGTGGAGCTGTTCCACAAGTTCAACCAGCTCTTCACGCTGATGGACTCGGACCGCTACGCGCAGTCCTTGAAGGAGCAGCCGGACGTGTCCCCGTGGGAGCGCTTCCCGCTGGTGGTGACGAGCCTGGAGATGCTCTCGCGCACCGAGGAGCACCGGCGCGCGGTGGCCGAGGAGGACGCGTTCTGGGACCTGGTCATCATCGACGAGGCGCACCACCTGAAGGGCGAGAAGGCCTTCGAGGCGGCCGAGGCGCTGGCGGGCAACAGCTGGGGCCTGCTGCTGCTCACGGCCACGCCCATGCAGCTGGACCCTGCCGAGTACCACGGGCTGCTCACGCTCATCGACGCGGCGACGGCGCCCACGGTGAAGGGCTTCGAGCAGCGGCTGGCGCGGCAGGAGGAGCTGTCCAGCGCGGTGCGCGCGCTGCTGGAGGGCAACGAGCCGGCCAAGGCGGTGAAGGCGCTGGCCAGGCGCTTCCCGGAGGACGCGAAGCTCCAGGCGCTCAAGGAGAAGGAGGCGCTGCTGGAGCACCTGGCGGAGACGTACAGCCTGTCGGATCGGCTGGTGCGCAACCGGCGCGCGGTGGTGGGCGGCTTCTCCACGCGGCGGCTGCACCGCCACGCGGTGAAGCCCACGGCCGAGGAGCTGAAGACGCGTGACGCGGCGCTGGCGGCGCTGGCGGCGTCGAGCTTGCGCGGCGCGCCCCTGGCCAACGTGCTGCGCCGGCTGGAGTCCAGCGCCGCGGCGTTCACGGGCGCGGTGAAGGCCAACCCGGCGCTCAAGGCGGCGGACCTGAAGCTGCCGGCGAGGGATGCGAAGCTGGTGGCGTTCCTCGGCGTGCTGCGCGGCATCTGGGCCTCGGAGGCGGCGGCCAAGGTGCTCGTCTTCACCGAGAGCCGCGACACGCTGGAGGCGCTGCAGACGGAGCTGGGGCGCGAGGGCATCGAGGCGCTCGGCTACCATGGAGACCTGCCGCTGGTGGAGCGTGACAGGCAGGTGGCGCGCTTCCGGGACCCGGAGGGCCCGCTGGTGCTGGTCTGCACGGAGGTGGGCGGCGAGGGCCGCAACTTCCAGTTCGCGCACCACCTGGTGCACTACGACCTGCCATGGAGCCCCGCGACGGTGGAGCAGCGCATCGGCCGCCTGGACCGCATCGGCCAGACGAAGCCGGTGGAGATCCACGTGTTCGATCCGGCGGGGACGCTGGCCTCGGACGTACTGATGCTGCTGGCGGACGCGGTGGGCGTGTTCGGCGAGACGGTGGGCGGCCTGGACGCGGTGCTGGAGGAGGTGGAGGACCGGCTGGCGGAGCTGGCGCTGCTGCCGCGCGAGGCGCGCGTGGCGTACGCGGCGGAGCTGAAGGCGAAGGTGGAGGCGGCGCGGGCGCAGGTGAAGCGCGCGTATGACCCGCTGTTGGACTTGCGCTCCTTCGACAAGCCGGCGGTGGAGCGGCTGGTGAAGCGCGCGCAGGCGCGCATGGGCATCGAGGAGGACGAGGAGGAGGAGGACGAGGCTCAGCCGCTGGAGGACGGGCTCTGGGGCGTGGCGAGGGACTTGGACGAGCGGCTGGAGGAGACCGTCACCGAGCTGGCCAAGCGGGTGGGCATCCGGGTGGACACGGACGAGGAGGTGGAGGCTTTCCAGTGCGCCTTCCACTTCGGCCACGCGCTGAACGTGGAGGGGCTGCCGGGGCTGGACGTGATGGAGGACCGGACGGTGCTGGGCACCTTCTGGCGCGACACGGCGGTGGAGGCCGAGGAGCTGGAGTACTTCGCCACGGGGCACTCGCTGGTGGAGGCGCTGTTCGGCTTCCTGCGGGACGGGCCGTACGGGCGCAGCGGGTTCCGCTTCCTGGAGAAGCGCGGGCCGCTGAAGGCGCGAGGGCTGGAGCTGCTCTACCACGTGCAGCTGCCCGAGCCGGAGGACACCTCGCCGGGCGCCCGGGTGCCGAGCCGTCAGCTCGCGCGCTTCCTGGAGCGGACGCTGCTGCACGTGGCGGTGGCGGAGGCGCCGGGCGGGGCCAAGGCGGACGCGAGCCTGCTGCCGGTGCTGGAGGCGGACGGGCGCGCGCTCAAGGGGGACGAGGTGTCGCGGGCGTTCCCGAACATCGGCGCCTTCGTGGACACGGCGGTGCCGGTGGGCCAGAAGGCCGCCGAGGCGGAGCTGGGCAGGCTGGCGGCGAAGGCGCGCAAGGCCATCGAGGCCGAGCGCGACGCCGCGCTGGAGCGGATGCGGCTGTCCTTGGGGCACCAGGGGCTGAAGGCCGAGGCGCTCGAGGAGCAGCTGGACGCGGAGCGCACGCACTACGAGCGTCTGCTGAAGGCGCTCTCCGGGGCGAAGGTGGTGCTCGACTCGGCCTGCGGCTTCGTCATCAACCGCTGA